A window of the Brassica oleracea var. oleracea cultivar TO1000 chromosome C1, BOL, whole genome shotgun sequence genome harbors these coding sequences:
- the LOC106324369 gene encoding calcium uniporter protein 5, mitochondrial, with translation MWSAVGVLRRTAVSKGSPISSWLGGYRCLTVEPTEKENAEEITVTEAKKLMRLVNVDEMKKKLGCMGNDETVSYTKLIEASQGFGIARSLDEAHAFARILDDAGVILIFRDKVYLHPDKLVELIRKAVPLGLNPEDDPAKFEFDKLRRMKEEIDVLAHKQVRKILWCGLGYSVVQIGLFFRLTFWEFSWDVMEPITFFTTATGIIVGYGYFLMTSRDPTYQDFMKRLFLSRQRKLLKSRKFDVERFKELEKKWKMTSCSSSSYHSCHANASIRKCVGIDLDLEDSLHSRKD, from the exons ATGTGGTCGGCGGTGGGTGTTTTGAGGCGTACGGCCGTGAGTAAAGGTTCTCCGATAAGTTCATGGCTCGGTGGTTACAGATGTCTCACAGTCGAACCAACGGAGAAGGAAAACGCGGAGGAGATAACTGTAACGGAAGCGAAGAAGCTGATGAGGTTAGTGAATGTTGATGAGATGAAGAAGAAGCTCGGTTGTATGGGGAATGATGAAACTGTCTCTTACACTAAACTCATTGAGGCATCTCAAGGTTTTGGTATCGCTAGATCTCTCGACGAAGCTCACGCGTTCGCTCGTATACTCGATGATGCTGGTGTGATTTTAATTTTCCGTGATAAAGTCTATCTTCATCCAGATAAG CTGGTGGAGTTGATTAGAAAGGCAGTGCCTTTAGGTTTAAATCCAGAGGATGATCCAGCTAAATTCGAGTTCGATAAGCTTAGGAGAATGAAGGAAGAGATTGATGTGTTGGCACATAAGCAAGTGAGGAAGATTCTGTGGTGTGGTCTTGGCTACTCAGTGGTTCAGATCGGACTCTTCTTCAGGCTCACTTTCTGGGAGTTTTCATGGGATGTGATGGAACCGATTACGTTTTTCACTACAGCGACTGGGATTATTGTTGGTTACGGTTATTTCTTGATGACTTCGAGGGACCCAACTTATCAAGATTTCATGAAGAGGTTGTTTCTTTCTAGGCAGAGGAAGTTGCTCAAGAGTCGTAAGTTTGATGTTGAGAGGTTTAAGGAACTTGAGAAGAAGTGGAAGATGACGTCTTGCTCTTCATCTTCGTATCATTCGTGCCACGCGAACGCATCAATTCGGAAATGTGTTGGGATTGATCTTGATTTAGAGGATTCTTTGCATAGTCGCAAAGACTGA